The Amycolatopsis viridis genome window below encodes:
- a CDS encoding SDR family NAD(P)-dependent oxidoreductase gives MNNAGHGLVGALEELSEEQFRAVLETNLFGAAAVTRAVLPHMRARRSGHIVQLSSVGGVVGNPGHTAYATSKFALEGMSEALAGEVAPLGIRVTIVEPGPFRTDFAGRSMRYADPIDDYAGTPAGALRARFAEQDGKQPNDPARAAEAIIRAVQDVDSPLRLPL, from the coding sequence GTGAACAACGCCGGGCACGGGCTGGTCGGCGCACTGGAGGAACTGTCGGAAGAGCAGTTCCGCGCCGTGCTGGAGACGAACCTGTTCGGGGCGGCCGCGGTGACCAGGGCGGTGCTGCCGCACATGCGGGCACGGCGCTCCGGACACATCGTGCAGCTCTCGTCGGTGGGCGGGGTGGTCGGCAACCCCGGCCACACGGCGTACGCGACCTCGAAGTTCGCGCTGGAAGGGATGTCCGAGGCGCTCGCCGGTGAGGTCGCACCACTGGGCATCCGGGTCACGATCGTGGAACCCGGCCCGTTCCGCACGGACTTCGCGGGCCGCTCGATGCGCTACGCCGACCCGATCGACGACTACGCCGGGACACCGGCCGGTGCGCTGCGAGCGCGCTTCGCCGAGCAGGACGGCAAGCAGCCGAACGACCCGGCGCGCGCCGCGGAGGCGATCATCCGGGCGGTGCAGGACGTGGATTCGCCCCTGCGGCTGCCGCTGTGA
- a CDS encoding DUF2382 domain-containing protein: protein MTGTMRPEELMENAVVDSHGRKIGKVGTVYVADDTQQPEWVTVRTGMFGHKESFVPLQGATMHRDGLHVQVTKEKVSEAPQTEGDRHLSEQESAELYRFYDMPAPRGSQENRGRGERTKPPQPQQQQTATTRGGESMTRSEERLNVGTERVETGRVRLRKYTVTEEQHVKVPVTHEEVRVEREPITEGDRTGARIADEEQEVTLHEERPKVEKETVPVEKVRLAKETVRDEQTVAGEVRKERVEVEDDTKRRKNR from the coding sequence ATGACTGGCACCATGCGTCCGGAAGAGCTCATGGAGAACGCGGTGGTGGACTCCCACGGCCGCAAGATCGGCAAGGTCGGCACGGTCTACGTCGCCGACGACACGCAGCAGCCGGAGTGGGTCACCGTCCGCACCGGCATGTTCGGGCACAAGGAGAGCTTCGTGCCGCTCCAGGGCGCGACGATGCACCGCGACGGGCTGCACGTGCAGGTCACCAAGGAAAAGGTCTCCGAGGCGCCACAGACGGAAGGCGACCGGCACCTGTCCGAGCAGGAGAGCGCCGAGCTGTACCGGTTCTACGACATGCCGGCGCCGCGCGGCAGCCAGGAGAACCGCGGCCGGGGTGAACGCACCAAGCCACCGCAGCCACAGCAGCAGCAGACGGCGACGACCCGCGGCGGCGAGTCGATGACGCGCTCGGAGGAGCGGCTCAACGTCGGTACGGAGCGCGTCGAAACCGGCCGGGTGCGGCTGCGCAAGTACACCGTTACCGAGGAGCAGCACGTCAAGGTTCCGGTGACGCACGAAGAGGTGCGGGTGGAGCGCGAGCCGATCACCGAAGGCGACCGCACCGGCGCGCGGATCGCCGACGAGGAGCAGGAGGTCACCCTGCACGAGGAGCGGCCGAAGGTGGAGAAGGAGACCGTGCCGGTCGAAAAGGTGCGGCTGGCCAAGGAAACCGTGCGCGACGAGCAGACCGTCGCCGGCGAGGTGCGCAAGGAGCGCGTCGAGGTGGAAGACGACACCAAGCGGCGCAAGAACCGCTGA